Proteins from a single region of Tachysurus vachellii isolate PV-2020 chromosome 15, HZAU_Pvac_v1, whole genome shotgun sequence:
- the tubd1 gene encoding tubulin delta chain — MSVVTVQLGQCGNQVGPELFSTVYEDSIGANSKTYKQCSDERFFRENSHGELVARAVLIDMEPKVITQAIAKASASGKWRYGEKSHFCQKQGSGNNWANGYCVHGPQHKDAVEDLVRREAERCDRLAGIFAMMSVAGGTGSGVGTYVTQSLRDTYPHSFILNHLTWPYGTGEVIVQNYNSVLTLSRLYTLSDALVVHENDTVHKICSQLMNIKHIAMSDLNKVIAHQLGSVLQPAYTTDSPAHYSTNPIGELLSSLVCHPEHKLLNVLNIPHMSQASLAYSAYTWSGLLKHLRQMLIANARMEEGIDWKVCVPSKGAESTRNAHTGFNRSVSNLLVLRGKDVPSADVGAFKEPGLYVPWLPEDGTFHTWHSPVPFSGYEKLATLLSNSQSLLNPLDNIVKKAWNMFASRAYIHQYTKFGISEDDFLESFTMLEQIISSYTHI, encoded by the exons ATGTCGGTTGTGACGGTGCAGTTAGGGCAGTGCGGCAATCAGGTTGGACCTGAACTGTTTAGCACCGTGTATGAAGACTCAATTGGGGCTAAttcaaaaacatataaacagtgCAGTGATGAGAGATTCTTCAGGGAGAACTCACATGGAG AGCTGGTGGCACGTGCAGTTCTTATCGATATGGAGCCTAAAGTTATTACTCAAGCCATAGCAAAGGCGTCGGCCTCAGGAAAATGGAGATATGGGGAAAAATCCCACTTCTGTCAGAAACAAGGCTCTGGAAACAACTGGGCAAACGG TTACTGTGTTCACGGCCCACAGCATAAGGACGCAGTGGAAGATCTGGTGCGGCGGGAGGCAGAGCGCTGCGATCGCCTTGCAGGAATATTTGCCATGATGAGTGTGGCAGGCGGTACAGGTTCTGGAGTGGGCACCTACGTCACCCAGAGTCTGCGAGACACCTATCcgcattcatttattcttaatCACCTGACATGGCCCTATGGAACAGGAGAG GTTATCGTGCAAAACTACAATTCGGTTCTCACTCTGTCTCGTCTGTACACGCTGTCCGACGCACTCGTGGTGCACGAGAATGACACGGTGCACAAAATCTGCAGCCAGCTGATGAACATCAAGCATATCGCCATGTCAGACCTTAACAAGGTGATCGCTCATCAACTGGGCAGCGTGCTGCAGCCTGCATACACCACAGACTCGCCTGCTCACTACAGCACAAACCCTATAG GTGAATTGCTGAGCTCACTGGTGTGTCATCCTGAACACAAACTGCTCAACGTGTTGAACATTCCTCACATGTCTCAGGCATCTCTTGCTTACAGTGCTTACACCTGGTCCGGACTGCTCAAGCATCTGAGACAAATGCTAATCGCCAATGCCAGAATGGAGGAAG GTATCGattggaaagtgtgtgtgccgTCGAAGGGAGCCGAAAGCACAAGAAACGCACACACGGGTTTTAACAGATCGGTCTCTAATCTTCTCGTACTGCGCGGTAAAGACGTTCCTTCAGCCGACGTAG GAGCATTTAAGGAGCCTGGACTCTACGTGCCCTGGCTTCCAGAAGATGGCACTTTCCATACGTGGCACTCACCTGTGCCCTTCAGTGGCTATGAGAAGTTGGCCACTTTACTCAGCAACAGCCAGTCACTTTTAAATCCTCTGGATAATATTGTTAAGAAAGCCTGGAACATGTTTGCCTCAAG GGCCTATATTCATCAATATACCAAATTTGGAATTTCAGAAGACGATTTCCTCGAAAGCTTCACCATGTTGGAACAGATTATCTCCAGCTACACTCACATTTGA